CTGCACCTAAGCTCACAGAATTGCATTCTATGCTCCTGACTATGGATCACAAGCTCACCAAACTTTGCATTTCAGTTTCACTTATGTAGAGGTTCTTGGCATTTGTGGGAAAAGAGTGATTTATCCTGTCCCATTGAATTCCACACTCCAAGCGATTCTCAAAGAAATAATCAAGGTAGCCAGTGTATTGGGCTCAAAGGCAGTGATACCGAAGAACCTTAGGACTCGGAGGAAGAAATAGGTCCAAAGACGCAAGTAGCTGAAGTACATGTTAGTCAGATGAAGGAACGACATAATGGGAGAGCCCAGTCTGATGTTCTATCAGCTTTTTACCTCCTGGGCTCTTATTCCACCATCTCCTTTCACCTCACCTAGTGGCCGTGCAGGACTAAGTCAAGACTTCTGGTTTGCAAGCACTTGTGCTCTCAGCCAGACGCCaatattcttttgtatttttcccttacCAAGGGCTTTTCAGTATAAATAATTACCAGCTGTTCTTCCTAGTTGTCCAGGCACATAGCCTATCTAAATTACTGGCAATGCAGGAGATAATCCAGTGCCACACAGTGGGGACAATTTTTACTGTAGAGGCAAATGCAGAAAGTAACAGCTATTGATTAATTTCTGTAGCCCGGGGTTTCAGTAACATCCCCTGCTTTCACTCCTTTATAAGGTAGGTCCAAAAAGGGAAGACAGGCAAACACTGCACACAAGAAAGATAATATCAGATATTGCAGGATGCAATTCATTTAATCCACTACTGAAAATAAGTCTTGTGTAAATTGTGGATTTTTTGATTACACTTTCATGAAAGCCCACAGATTTTAAGCAATGCAAACTATCAACAGACATTGGGTGGCACGACATACCTATTGATAGGCATTTACCAGACGCCAGTCTCTACACTCCGCagaattctgtttattttggaaTAGATGCTCACTGTTATGAAAGGCAATTTAAGCCAAAAAACAATGCTCTCATTTGGCATGATGATTGCAGGGTAAGTAAGGAAGTTCCCTCAGAACAGGCTAAACATCTGCCGTCCCCTGTGGCCATTATGCAATGAACTCTTGTCAGTGTGCATGTTTCCGTCTCGCCCTGCACAGGCTTTAGCCAAGCTACTCCTTGCACTTGTTAACTCCCACAGAGCTCTGTGCTATGGCAACTACTGATGAGCAGCCTCCAACGTGCTCACAACAGTTTAAAGCTGGCTCTGGCTTGCATACGCTCCAGTTCTACTGGTAGATCTCGACATAACCTGTACCACAGAGCCAGCGCCTTTGTCACAGCCTGCACTTCCAACGCAGCGCTTTGCCTCTGAAACACTCCCACAAGGGACCTTTTCTTCAGTGCATCAGTGATCAGAACACTTTCTTCTCagttgtatgattttttttctgaaattgcagTCATAATAAAGTTCCACTTTCAAGGTTCTACATCTGCATGGTTGAATCTGCATTATCATGGTGCAGAACAAGgaataattaatgaaaataacCCAGGTCTCTACATTTCCCTACAGGGTGTTAAATGCCAAGTATGCCTGATCTGAAAACATCCACATATCTTGAATTAAGTCACGGTATACTTTATGGGAAGAAGCCACCAGTATCTTAATAATGAAAGATCATAGTTTATACTTCAATGGCTATTTCCGATCCAATAAAGTACATGTCTACACATATAATAAAATCTCTGTCTCTTACATACATTATACCTCATGGTGAAGTCACTTATTTTCACTTCTCTCTCCTAACTTACTAAAACAATTTCATGTTTCATACTAGGGCAGacaaatttaaagtaaaataatgaatGCATAGTTTATAACTGAACAATATCAACTTGGGAAAGCGTATACACATATATGCTACAAATTCCATTTCTAATTATATTTATACCTGGTTGTCTTTATACATctacatacatacaaaaatttATAGCAATGCTAAACCAATGTTATTTAAGTTGCAAAAAGTCAGACTGCCAGATTTAAGGGTGCCATTCCAATGTAGTGCTGCCTGATTGCCCCTCTCTGCTATATTCTGAATGAGTTTTAtcttgggaagaaaaaagcacGTCAGATGACAGAATTTAAAACTACGGCTGCGCATATATAGGAAGTCTGATAATCCCTACATTAAGCAAAGAGCTTTTGGTGGAAAAAGGGGGATCTGAGGTAACACATGCAATGGAAATAacttattacaaaaataaacgTGTAATGCTGCAATATATTTCAATTGCATCATAATGTTTTATATTCTATGGTTCCCACGTAGCAGTCTTTTTAtgctaaatgtattttttttaaataaaatagagaaggtacacagccccacacagcagTGCTTTTGAGCTGATAAAGATGTTGATTGATAAAAAGAGACTGTATTTAACAAAACAATTCAGGAGGAAATACAGAGTATATTAAAAAGGTCAGAAGCAAATGATGGTGGATAGTGAGCAGAGCGAACAGACGAAGCAAAATTCCATGTAACTACAGTGCAGAGAACAGCAAAGGGCAGGATGAGAAAGGGGAACTGCATTTTGTAACTGGATGACTGAATCGGTTCAGCTTCCATTCTGACCCAAAGACTACTTAATGGTCTCTGTAGAGCAGACCTCCATTGATTTCAGAGGCTTTAGAATTAGGCACTGTGTTATTGCTCTTGTTTAGTTCAAACATATGAACGAACCAAACAAATGGTAGGGTCTAAAAATAATGCTTACATCTTCAACAGTGTTTCTTTGGGCTTAACGGAAGGCTGGTCACCTGCAGGAGAGCTGTAACTTGCAAATAGAAAATGCCTATGGACTTTATTAAAAGTTGTTGataaggtttttttaaaggcaactCTGTAAGTCTCTCACTGGCTCCTCCCTTTCCTGTCCTGCATTTGTACCACAGGGCAAGTGGCACCAAAGGTGAGAACTTCTCTAACGGGGAACTGCTGCGCGATGCGGTGTTTACACcaaaaaaatttgtttcaaaaaatattgtgcaaaaggaactgtattttctcaaataaaagaGCCATTCCTGTATTccagaagaattttatttaaggaATACTGGGGCCCATTCAAACTTCAGTTCATTCGTATAGCTTGCGCTCTCCACAGTTCCACCTGACTGCCCAAAATGTCTTCACCTGCAAcaggcttcttttctttcttctgtagcCTTAGGCTGTCAACTACTAAATCACTCAGCAAGTTTTTTTATCCCACTCCTAATCCCACAGAACTCTCTGAACCCCTAATACCCCAGTGCTCTGCAATGGAAATCCAACCTCTGCTTGCTCTGACAGTAACCAACTCATATTGCGTGTTTTCAAGTGCCGCTTTCAGTCATTCATCCTCTCCAGCCATCATTCCCCATTCTCATGAACATTCAGCTGTCCTATTATTGGCATGGTTATACTATGCAAAATTGAGTGGGAAGACACTTCAAGTCTGCGAGACAGGCGCACGTAGCACTGAACACCCGAGGAAAGTGATCAAAAAAATCATATATGTCACTGCCATACTGCAGAGTTCACTTGCTTTCATGCTAAGGTGACAATTCATCTTACCAACcttagagaaaaagagagacctGCAAAGGGCAAACCCCCTTCGCTGTCTTAGAGGATGAATTGCCTTCTGCAGATGCCTGCAGAAGGTCCTGCCTTGTCCCTAAAGGAAGCCTTGGGTGAGCAACTCAGATTGAGAAGGCGAACTTTTGGAGGCCTAAAGCAGGGCAGACAAATCCCATTTTAGCTATGCTTCATTTATGGGTTacttcctgcagctgctgctggagaatcAAAGGCTAAAATAATCAATACAAATAGCACAACTTTCTCTGGTTGTCTAGCCAAATTTTGAGAAATCAAAATGAGCAGAACCTGTTATTAAATTAGCGGCTCATTCAATGCCACTGAGTTGTTTACtaccaacaaaagaaaaagccatgtttgaaaataatttgttgctAGCCAGTAAGTAGTTAACACAGAAGTAGTTAATAAAATTGACAGAATCATTGAAATTCTATTTCGCGTTTGCTCTTGGAGTGGTATTGTGCCTCTGTGTGTTTCTCCAACCATTACAGCAAATCTGACACTTCGCCTACTGGTGAAATCACCATTAGCTTAATAATAAAAGGACAGTCATTGTCAGACCTCTGTTGGGCTTCCAGCTCCCTACTAGCAGAAGGGAGTGTATAACAGTAGCAGGCAACTTTCCACtcaaagcaaaaatgtaaaaatggaaaaatgaagccAGTACATCTACATGTAACTTGAAAACCTCACCAGTGAACCCATTCATCCTTATTTTATCAAAGCTCGAAAATCCTgtttctggtttcatttctgctAATGTCAATGTGGCCTACtaatctattttactttttttccacttcagctcCTGCTCAGATCAGTCTCAGGTGTGTCCTGGGATTTTCCCAGTCTGCATGCTGCTCTGTGACTCTGTATCTCttctgccctgagagactgttctaacagatggagcccaaagccatggattaaatgaactcaacggacactttggagggatggcccatagactaagggcattatatctgcatgaatatatatgtgtatatatatatgacaggggaaagtggtggcaattcattggaacctgtaagatctgggcatggcatagatggtatggaataaggggtggattatgtcctggttccagtggggacagggttaattctccccaggacacaggtatcccatgccatgtgagccatgcccaccctgagctgctgggggagtgGGAAGGAACTTGCCccttggagtgggctggggtgtcctgggtctgatggggagcagcggggagcggcggggagcagtGGTGaagtaatcgtgtttgtatattcctctgtccatgttattgttgttgttttcttgttccctttgctgttctattaaactgcctttgtctcaacccaagagttttgcctttttttttttttctttcaattcttcctgcattgggaaggcccgagcgagccgcacgtggttctttgttgccgtctgaggctaaaccatgacagagaTCCAAAAGGGAACCACAGCAGCAGATTAGCCCCTGAGTTCTGTACGACTTTGGTAGATGGGCATTAATAATGCAGCTGTCCTGGGACACCACCAGGATGGCTGAATATCTAGCTCCTCTGTGTTCTAGAACACGCCAGCACTGTTGCACCTGCATGGGGCCAGCAGTGTTCTACCACCACTCAAGCCACATGCCTAGCAGAAATATGGGATATTCTCCTGCCCGTATGGCTGTgccatatgaaaaataaatggcaatgGCAACTCTGTGGGTGCCTTGCTACATATCAGTTGCAGGAGAGCTAGAAGTGTAAAGGTTGCTTTGTCGAAGCAACGTATATGTGTCCCTCTGCCTGCGTCCTGCCAGAACTGCACAAACTGCCAGCCTAGTTCACTGACATGGGAAGGCGTTTGGACAGAATGGGGTTACAGCTGCAGTACAGGCACTCTTTTGGCATAGGCAGAGCCTCCCTCATGgacttgtgtttatttttgttgtatgGTACTTGAATGTTTGCGCAGGAAGCACAGATGCTTGTTCTCACCTGGATGCAAGTCACCGATAACTCTGTTGTTTGGAACTAGTCAGAGCAGGGGAGACACGCTCCCATTAACGGTGCAATAGTGTTTGTTACTTGTACATCCACTGATTTCATGCACTGCTTTCATGTGCTTTAATAACTCTTTGGTGTGTTCGGTAGCTGTGGAGGGATGGCCGGAAACCTCAGCACTCCAGGAGCAAAACCCACAGCGCTCTGGAAAGAGTAAGCCACCACTTCTTGCTTTTCAGAACGGCAAAACAGTCTCACAATTTTGGAAATGACTCATAATGTTTTGGCTCTGGGGTGCAGCCACACTACATGGCCTCCACAACTGCATTGCTTTGGCACTATGCTTCCCCATCCTCAGGATTCCTTGGCCACCACTCAGACCAGACCTCCACGGCTGCTTTGAGATATATGACTGAGTATCAGTTGACTGCATGATCAAGAGGTCCCCTTCTTGAGGAAGCAGAGTGCTTAAATCACATACCCCTCCCACAGTAGTCTCATGCTGCTACTGTATCTGGTACTGATTCCTTGGCCGGTAGTTGCGCAATACCACACAACGGCCTTCGGCAGCTGAGCTCAGAATCCAACTTGGTTTGCAAAACCAAGAGCTTCAAACATTTCCTCCTTACCTGCTAGGGCAGAGCTTAGCTTACTCCCATCTCTTagcctctccagctccttcaCACCCGAGTTGCTCTTCCTGGAGAGCAACCATCTCATCCTGAACCAGTCAGCGTGGGGCAATATGGGCAGTGTGGAGGACCAGGGCGTGTAGGTGTTTTGTCAGAGATCAAGCCCTGAGGAGACAGACTGGTAGGGTCATCTCTGATGTGTGGGAGAGCCTTACAGTGAAAGACTTCAGGGTCTCACATCACACAATTCATCACTCTCACCACAACAGCCTTCCCACCACTCATTGTCCGCAGCAGGTGAACGCAAATCAGTGATACTGAGAGAGCATGGCAGGTGACTAGCTGTGAGTGCTGTGGTGGTGTTGGAGTACTGGACCTCATAATTAGCTAAGGCCTTTGCAGGAAACCAGGAGGTTGCCCAAAAGCACAGCAGGCAGCTGAGAGAGCAAGGTATTGTCTGAGCACAAGACCAGAATGTTTTATATACCCGTAATATAACGTAAAATAAGAAAGTGCTTGTATTTACTTGTAACCAGGTAGAGACTGAAGAGCTAAAGTCACAGGATTTGTCTTAGACAACACGTGAGATAAGCAATGGGTAACCGAAATGGACTGGATAACtgaaggggggttggggggatcTCTTGTATAATAAGAATTTTGCAAGGCTTAGGTTATTTCTAATACCTTACACAAGATTGCTTAGGAAATAGTTTCAGAAACAACAAATTTGGGAACAGATGGAGCAAAACTGAGATAAATGGGAAAAGGTAGTTAGATGTAGGCTCTTCACTTGGGAGGAGACTGGGTAGAGGAAGATTGGTACCAAGGTGGCAAAACGGTGGCTCCAAAAATTGAAAAAATGGAGAGCAGAGTATAAAATCAGTCAAAGAGCAAAGGAGGGGAGGTCTTCCAACGGCAGGAATAGGGACCCCTACAGCTTGTGAACCTGCCCCAAGGATCCAAACCCAGCAGAAcactggagggatccccttttgacAACCCGCTGGCCTGTCCATCAGGTCTATGTCTGAACTACCTACAGGAGAGTGGAGCAAGGTGGGCTGGGATTCCATCCTACAACTAAGGGACATGGGAGGATAGAGGAAAGGGCAGTAGAAATGCAACTCAATACTTGTTGTGTGTCTGAGCGATAAACTGTAGCTGCGTAATTGTAAGTAGCTGTGAAAAATCATAGATCTGTAAATTGATAACAGAGGTTTTAATTAACTTATTGGTCGTTTAATTGACTTACTAATTTCTTAGTAGTGTGTTGATTAATCGACAGCCTCTTGAATACAGTCTCTTGGACCAAATATGTCTCAAGCTTGCAATCTAAAGAGGAAAGTCAGATCCTGAGATAACACTGGCAGAAACTGGAAACAAACGTGTTTGCAGTTGTGAAAGTTTTAACTCTTTACTTGCTGATTGACCTGTTTACGTTGGGCTCAGCATCTCAGGACTACCTTTCTCACAGGTTCTTTTATTCTTTCGTAAAACAGTAGCCAGCCCTTTTTACCATGTCTGTACTTCTTTCAGCAGATCAGTGGCAATGTTACAGGACAATTTCCTTCCCCAGAAGAGAGTGCTTAAGAGGGGAGACTTCTTCCCACCATTCTCACCAGCTGGTTGCCCCCTCTCCCACCACAGTTCATTGTGTGGTGCTGATACGGAGTTTTGTATTTCATGAAAGTGATCCATAAGAAGAATGAAGGTTACTTTTcttctccataaaaaaaaaaaaacaaccacaaaaaaacaaaacaggaaaagagcagTGGTTTTAAACCCagtttggtgtgggttttttattatcCAAGATACAGCCCAACACAGTAGACACTCGTATTGTATTGGCATCGCGGATGGGGTAGTTAACCTCAGAGCGGAAGTGGAAATGAGATGCCAGGGTGGAAATGGGAAGTTCTTAAACCAATATCCCAACCAGAGTTATAGCAATGCCCCTGCAATAAATGGCAAGTGCATCAGCGTTATACTGCCCCCGGGCTCTCTCCTCCACTGTCTTCTTTGGTTGCAATGCAAATATTGGGACTTAAAGCTTTTAGTAGGCTAGTTCTAATTCATAACAGATGATGAACATTTCAAGATAAGGAAGGGACGCAAACATCCCATGCAGCAGAAATCCCCAGTAATTCCCAGGCAGTGTGGCCAGGCCACTGTCATGATAACATCCATATTAGCTCATCCAATCCTGACTTTGGCTGGAGAACAATTTGGCATTAAGAAGTTGCACAGCAAACGTGGCCAGCCTGCCACAAGTGAGCTCACGTGCTTGCTGTACAAGGAGGATTTTACAGCCAACAAGAGGTTCTGAATCAACTCACTATTCAATTCACTGCTGCCCACCAATGTGTGGAGGTCCTATTCCCTGAGCTGTGACTTGCTCAGAAGGTGCCGGTGACCTAGGAGGGTGAGTTATCAGAGTGAAGTTCAAGACCAGGCTGCATGGGACTTTGattaacctggtctagtgggaggtgtccttgcccacggcaggggggttggaactaggtgatcccTTCTAATCTgaaccatttgatgattctatgattctacagatTCTATAGATGGAGACAGCATCTCAAAGATGGGGTATCACAGAGTTTCCTGAGGAAAACCAGAAGTTAGCTCAAGTTTGAAccacaacagattttttttgctgcagtcagACCACGTCTTCAGTGTATGTATCGTCAGAAGTGAAGGTCACTGTGGCTCCTTCCCTATCCTCAGACCTAAGttcctttccaaaggaaaagttaATGTGCAAAGGAGTGATGAGAATCCAGGCCTTGTTTTCACAGGCAGTTGGGATGTGACCAGAATGCCCACCTGAAAACAATGATACAGACGCCATCATGAAATATGCTAATCTGATGCACTTTTTGTCCTTTCCACCCAGCCTCCTCGTTCGATATGCAGGGATTGTCCTCTGAAGCTTTCTGAAAGTGATATACCTAACTATATACCTTTACCTCTGCCTCTTGCTGTGACACCTGCTGCCTCCTGAACCAAGGTGGACTTGCGACATGATGCCTGTTTCTCATGTGTTGGAGAAAGGTACCTCTTTCAGATAAATCCATATCAAAGAGGAATACATTGAGAGGAAGGCTTTTGCATTCTTCTACATCTGTGCAAACACCTACTGTGTACAGAGTCCATCCCCGCCTAAACCCTGAGTGCTGCCATTGGGGTGCACTACTCGAGGCATTGGCTTTACTGAGAGACATGGCTGAAACTCTTGCTCGGAGTTTTACCGCTTGGCCTTCAACAGGGGCTGCGTAAAGCAAGGACAGGGATCAACTCCTCTGTCTACCTTCATTTGCTTTATTGTACAACTAATGTAAGAGAATGGCTTTGCActtgtgtatgcatgtgtgtgcgtgtttgcAGGGAGATGGGATCAGGAACTTCCCTTCAGCGATTCTGCAGACAAACCCAGTATCATCTCCCAAGACCCCTCTTTTGTCAGGACATCTCAAGACAAACTTTGCATTCCAGATTTGAGGCAAGGAGACCGTTTCTAGCAAGTTACGTTTTCTTGCAAACTGGTCTTCTGGTGTGAGTTTTGCTCTGCCCCATACCACATCCCAGCAGTCCGAACTGCAGCTGCCTCTAAAACCTCCTGTAAAACATTAGTCACTCTCTGTGTGTCTTatctgcccccttttcttcctcaaaacccTGCTGCTGTGGTTTCCAGAACTGAGTTGGGGTAAATCGAAAAGAGAAGTCCATTGCAATGTTTTTGTTTGCTGTCACGTTGGACTGGACAACAAAGTTTTCTCCACTGTGAAAAGACCCCAGTAACTTTAGAAAATGGGAGGCCAACATGTTGCAACAGCCAAGCTTTTGGTCCAATTGCTAAAACAGAAACGTGGTAAATGCATTGCTTCAGGTGGAAATAACACAAATTTGTGCTCCGATTGTtgatgaataaaagaaaaaaaaaccacccagaactAATTTTTCGGggtgtatttttatttccatctggAAACTCCCAGCTCTTCAGGGAGCATGGATATCATTGGTGAAAGGGGAAGAATATACAGACAGAGGTTTGGGGAATTTGAGGGAAGCAGAGCATTTGCTCAAGACTTGTGTGGGTCTGATTTGTGCCTGCTGTGTTGCTTCCCTCACAAGCGATTCTCCAAAAGGGTTCACAGCCTTTCTCACATGCTCTGCAGATGAATATTAGGTTGTTCCTGCCCCCGGCCAGTCCAGCGCATTCACAGTAACATCCTCACCTGGGGGTGCCAAACACACCGAAAAGTTAAAACCTCCACGCAGagaggctgggctggcagggggctgggactTGTTGCTCAAAAGACAGCCTCATACAAAAAGCTGAGTTAACATTTATTGGTATGGGGTGTTTTTAACTTATCAACACAGAATATGctgaaggaagaaggaaacaTTAAAGATAAGCCATGAATCATTGTTGCCTTTAGGGATGGGCCAAGCACACTCCACTGACTGCTCCAGTGATTTGTAGGACCGGTATCCTTCCATGAAACAGAGAGGGCCTTTTCCGCATCATTGAGATATCAAATGGACAAGGAGTCAGGGAAAGTACTGGAGGCTCAGGCCGCCCAGCTGAGAAGGAGGAGAGTGAAAAGGGGCACAAGAGGTTATTGAAATCAGTCGGAGTGATTTCATCCAGGACTGGTCTCCATCTTGGAAAGAGATGCAGGGGCACAGGCTGGGAACTGAGGTCCTTCGGAGCTGGGATTCTGTGTCAGGCTTGCTCATCCTACTTTGCAAAGGAAAGCATTTGTGTGAGCTCAGGCCAGCTTTCCATCGTCTCCTTCATGAGCTGCCCTTTCTCAAGGACACTCCTTCAGGTCCTTCATCCAAAGTGGAGTTTCCTTCCTCAGACAAATTTGACTGCCAGTTCACAAATTCTATAGCAACTTGTAAAGCAAAGGATGTTGTTCCAGTTACTGTAAGTGTTCGGGTCTGTTTTTCCCTTGACGTGAATTGCAGCACATTTTTCTGCAAAGAGTAAATTGGGTTCACCAGGTTTCCAGAACCTGTAAAAGAAAGTTCCTCTATTGAGAATGCATTGGCATACACGACAGCAGGAATGAAGTTACCTAAACATTTGTGGAAGAGAACAGGCAAGATTATTGTAACAGAGATCAGGAGCTCTGGCAAGGCAAAGACTAGTCATGTTTTTGACTAGAAAACTAGTCAAGTTTTCTGACTTACAGTGCAGTTAGGGACAGAGACCCCTCTTTGACACATACCTCCTTACAGAGTGTATTGGTCACTTGGACTGAGGGTTGTGAATAACAGGACCTTCCTCACTCCCCCCGGGATACTCACGTGGCTGACTTCTTATATGGAGTCTGATCCACCCACTGCCACTGCCCACTTTCATAAGCACTTAAGCCTATGTAGTATTTTGTTTCATAGGCGTTAGCAAACACTCCTTTTGCCAAGTTGAAGAGAAATTCCTGGAAAAAGCACAACATCCATGAGGTGCAGGACTGAGCagagggaggtggcaggagtTCCTGTGGGGTGGGACTGGTGGCAGAGGGGAGCCAGTGCCGAAGGGGTGCAGAAAGGacatcccccctcccctgcaggAGCAAGGAGGGGATCTGGGTCCCCTCCAGGGCCTGTCACTGTGTGTctggctgcccttcccctccttccacccTGCACCtacctgctctgctttgctgtcGATCACCACCAGCTGGGAGCCCATCCCAGTGCAGTTCTGCACACTCTCAGCCCAGGACATTTTATCAGTCGACAGATAATAGCAGCTTTTTTGAAAGCGTTTCCAGCCATTTGGGCAGCACATCCAGCcctctgtgggggaaaaaatcctgcttttgaaCAAGATGTGCTGTCCTTCATC
Above is a window of Larus michahellis chromosome 1, bLarMic1.1, whole genome shotgun sequence DNA encoding:
- the LOC141737789 gene encoding C-type lectin domain family 4 member E-like — protein: MNHRGRVSPGTAAPAEERSCSWLNPWVFLVSVLAIKTAFVTICLVVFLHGSSGQYKILLQNATGWRCVPNVSASKKGWMCCPNGWKRFQKSCYYLSTDKMSWAESVQNCTGMGSQLVVIDSKAEQEFLFNLAKGVFANAYETKYYIGLSAYESGQWQWVDQTPYKKSATFWKPGEPNLLFAEKCAAIHVKGKTDPNTYSNWNNILCFTSCYRICELAVKFV